One genomic window of Melanotaenia boesemani isolate fMelBoe1 chromosome 20, fMelBoe1.pri, whole genome shotgun sequence includes the following:
- the LOC121631024 gene encoding serine/threonine-protein kinase PAK 2-like, protein MCDSGVCEDKPPAPPVRMSSQGGGAKDSQSANHNSRPLPSVPEEKKPRNKIISMFASEKGGRKKDRDKDRPEISSPSDFEHTIHVGFDAVTGEFTGMPEQWARLLQTSNISKSEQKQNPQAVLDILKFYDSTSGKQKYLSFSASDKDSPGKQTATSPSGKDGDDDDDDDTPPPVVAPRPEHTKSVYTRSVIDPIPATEADGAFKNADKQKKKGGKMTDEEIMEKLRTIVSIGDPKKKYTRYEKIGQGASGTVYTAIDVATGQEVAIKQINLQKQPKKELIINEILVMKELKNPNIVNFLDSFLVGDELFVVMEYLAGGSLTDVVTETCMDEAQIAAVCREVLQALEFLHANQVIHRDIKSDNVLLGMDGSVKLTDFGFCAQITPEQSKRSTMVGTPYWMAPEVVTRKAYGPKVDIWSLGIMAIEMVEGEPPYLNENPLRALYLIATNGTPELQSPEKLSPVFRSFLARCLEMDVEKRGSGRELLQHPFLKAAKPLSSLTPLILAAKEAMRSNR, encoded by the exons atgtgtgacAGCGGAGTGTGTGAGGACAAGCCCCCCGCCCCCCCTGTCAGGATGAGTAGCCAAGGAGGTGGAGCCAAGGACTCCCAGTCAGCCAATCACAACTCTCGGCCACTGCCGTCTGTACCTGAGGAGAAGAAGCCCAGGAATAAGATCATCTCTATGTTTGCTTCAGAGAAAG GAGGCAGGAAAAAGGATCGGGACAAGGACAGGCCTGAGATCTCCTCCCCCTCAGACTTTGAACACACCATCCATGTGGGCTTTGATGCTGTTACTGGAGAATTCACT GGCATGCCGGAGCAGTGGGCCCGTCTCCTTCAGACCTCCAACATCAGTAAATCGGAGCAGAAACAGAATCCTCAGGCTGTCCTCGACATTCTTAAGTTCTACGACTCCACcagtggaaaacagaaataCCTCAGTTTTTCCGCCTCGG ATAAAGACTCG CCAGGCAAGCAGACTGCCACCTCCCCGTCTGGCAAAGATGGCgatgacgacgatgatgatgacaCACCTCCCCCTGTTGTGGCACCACGGCCAGAACACACAAAATCT GTATACACAAGATCAGTCATTGATCCAATCCCAGCGACCGAGGCGGATGGGGCCTTTAAGAatgcagacaaacagaaaaagaaaggaggaaagatgACCGATGAGGAGATCATGGAGAAACTGA GAACTATCGTCAGTATTGGAGATCCTAAGAAGAAATACACTCGCTATGAAAAGATCGGCCAGGG gGCATCTGGCACAGTTTACACAGCCATAGATGTTGCCACAGGACAAGAG GTGGCCATCAAACAGATCAACTTGCAGAAGCAGCCAAAGAAGGAGCTAATTATCAATGAGATCCTGGTCATGAAGGAGTTAAAGAACCCCAACATTGTCAACTTCCTAGATAG TTTCCTGGTTGGCGACGAGCTTTTTGTGGTAATGGAGTACCTGGCTGGTGGCTCTCTAACTGATGTTGTGACGGAGACGTGCATGGATGAGGCTCAGATTGCTGCCGTCTGCAGAGAG GTCCTTCAGGCTCTGGAGTTTCTACATGCCAATCAAGTTATTCATAGAGACATCAAGAGTGACAATGTTCTCCTGGGGATGGATGGATCAGTAAAACTCA ccgaCTTTGGCTTCTGTGCTCAGATCACCCCAGAGCAGAGCAAGCGCAGCACCATGGTGGGGACTCCATACTGGATGGCTCCAGAGGTGGTGACCAGGAAAGCCTACGGACCCAAAGTTGATATTTGGTCTCTGGGGATTATGGCCATAGAGATGGTGGAAGGAGAGCCTCCATATCTGAACGAGAATCCTCTCAGG GCATTGTATTTAATTGCCACCAATGGCACTCCTGAGCTGCAGAGTCCAGAGAAGCTATCTCCCGTCTTCAGGTCCTTCCTGGCCCGTTGTCTGGAGATGGACGTAGAGAAACGAGGTTCAGGCCGAGAACTGCTGCAG CATCCATTCCTGAAGGCGGCCAAACCTCTATCCAGTCTCACCCCACTCATCCTGGCAGCCAAGGAGGCCATGAGGAGCAACCGCTAA
- the hltf gene encoding helicase-like transcription factor isoform X2, which produces MFFRRWRFGWDRFSDVDLFADRNETNTETLSQAIRAAASQEPDADGSVLFGHLRGTVVGLRYYTGVVNRGEMVGLVREPHNPYDRNAVMVANVNGNQVGHIKKELAAAMAYVMDNNLAKVEGVVHSGTYNKFNMPVMLSFWGKEENKKAVVERMARLGYKLNTDGSGPEGKNLNSYSSPGAHAFPTKKGVTIPLTAEELKNAFDNLFEDLMESKDGEKEAAESVATPLLLHQKQALSWMCARENKSALPPFWEKRGELYYNSLTCFSAKEIPERVRGGILADDMGLGKTLTTIALILTNFHKGKPLPVEKCEEPFSPTKGSSSIGKVGMDDAAIHSRCSNLPQKEGTCVDTADVVEVTSEPQKSATKGKIKPTKQKPSKESKVFEDLDFAAALSSPTANTSSKKKKKKTTEKADLKQNVETSIPENTDDLSARATLIVCPLSVLSNWLDQFEQHVHANVKLDVYLYYGSERNRSKKFLSSQDVVITTYNVLSADFGNKSPLCGINWLRVVLDEGHIIRNPNAQMSKAVLELKAQRRWILSGTPIQNSVKDLWMLVAFLRLKPFDVREWWNRVIQRPVTQGERAGLQNLQILVKCITLRRTKSSEVNGRRLVSLPKKKVYVEQVELSQQEREEYELARNEGRSTISRYVAEGTVLRNYAHVLVILMKLRQHCCHPDLLAKMSSDLGATATPAELRERLIEKLRLVLASGSDEECSVCLDSIRLPVITHCAHVYCRPCIAQVIGTEQEKAHCPLCRSEIKTSELVEFPQEEMEEESSSNSGRWRTSSKVQALMGNLLRLRSEDSSIKCLVISQFTRFLTILETPLREHGFSFVRLDGSMNQKKRTQVIQEFQSSAEDSPVIMLLSLKAGGVGLNLTAASHVFLMDPAWNPATEEQCIDRCHRLGQKRNVVVTKFIVKDSVEESMVKIQKQKQDLMEKAFGSTNTDRKTSRINEIRALMEL; this is translated from the exons ATGTTTTTCCGCAGATGGAGGTTTGGTTGGGACAGGTTTAGTGATGTGGACCTCTTCGCTGACCGCAATGAGACAAACACGGAGACCCTCTCTCAGGCCATCAGAGCTGCAGCTTCTCAGGAGCCAGATGCAGATGGGAGCGTGCTATTTGGCCACCTGCGGGGCACTGTGGTCGGCCTCAGATATTACACGGGAGTG GTGAACCGTGGGGAGATGGTCGGTTTAGTGCGTGAGCCCCATAATCCATACGACCGCAATGCAGTGATGGTAGCAAATGTTAATGGCAACCAGGTGGGACACATCAAGAAGGAACTGGCAGCAGCTATGGCCTATGTCATGGACAACAACTTGGCTAAAGTAGAGGG GGTGGTGCATTCAGGGACATATAACAAATTCAACATGCCAGTCATGCTGTCTTTCTgggggaaagaagaaaacaaaaaagctgtgGTGGAACGAATGGCGCGTCTAGGCTATAAGCTGAATACGGATGGAAGCGGACCAGAAG gtaaaaatTTGAACTCGTATAGCAGCCCAGGTGCTCATGCATTTCCAACCAAAAAAGGTGTGACTATCCCACTAACTGCAGAGGag CTAAAGAACGCGTTTGACAACCTGTTTGAAGATTTGATGGAGAGCAAAGATGGGGAGAAAGAAGCAGCTGAA TCTGTGGCCACCCCTCTCCTCCTTCACCAGAAGCAAGCGCTGTCCTGGATGTGCGCTCGAGAAAATAAATCTGCACTGCCACCGTTCTGGGAGAAGAGAGGCGAGCTCTACTACAACAGCCTTACATGCTTCTCTGCCAAAGAAATACCAGAGCGAGTTCGTGGGGGAATACTGGCAGATGACATGGGACTG ggtAAAACTCTGACAACAATCGCCCTGATCCTCACCAATTTTCACAAAGGAAAGCCGCTGCCTGTGGAGAAATGT GAGGAGCCGTTTTCACCCACTAA AGGAAGCAGCAGTATAGGTAAAGTGGGAATGGATGATGCAGCAATTCACTCTCGATGCTCAAATCT TCCCCAGAAGGAAGGGACCTGTGTTGATACAGCAGATGTGGTCGAGGTAACCAGTGAACCACAGAAAA GTGCAACAAAAGGGAAGATAAAACCCACTAAACAGAAACCCAGTAAAG AGAGCAAGGTGTTTGAAGATCTGGATTTTGCTGCAGCCCTGAGCAGCCCAACAGCCAACACAAgctcaaagaagaagaagaagaaaactactGAAAAGGCTGATCTTAAGCAGA ATGTGGAAACCTCCATCCCTGAAAACACAGATGATTTATCAGCCAGAGCAACTCTCATCGTCTGTCCACTCTCTGTGCTCAGCAACTGGCTG GACCAGTTTGAGCAGCATGTGCATGCTAATGTGAAGCTAGACGTCTATCTGTATTACGGTTCAGAGCGCAACAGAAGCAAGAAGTTTCTGTCCTCTCAGGATGTGGTGATCACCACGTACAATGTCCTCTCTGCTGACTTTGGG AACAAGAGTCCATTATGTGGGATCAACTGGCTGAGGGTGGTGCTGGATGAAGGACACATCATAAGAAACCCAAATGCACAGATGAGTAAGGCTGTGCTTGAACTGAAAGCTCAGAGGCGCTGGATTCTTTCAG GTACTCCCATCCAGAACAGCGTGAAGGATTTGTGGATGCTTGTGGCCTTCCTACGTCTGAAGCCTTTCGATGTGAGAGAGTGGTGGAACAGAGTGATCCAGAGGCCTGTTACACAAGGAGAGCGGGCTGGGCTGCA GAACCTTCAGATTTTGGTGAAGTGCATCACCTTGCGACGGACCAAGAGCAGTGAAGTGAATGGACGCCGTTTGGTGTCGTTGCCTAAGAAAAAGGTTTACGTGGAGCAGGTGGAGCTCAGTCAGCAAGAGAGGGAGGAGTACGAGCTGGCACGCAATGAAGGAAGAAGCACCATTAGCAG GTATGTAGCTGAAGGGACTGTCTTGAGAAATTACGCACATGTGCTCGTCATCCTGATGAAGCTCCGACAGCACTGCTGCCACCCTGATCTGCTGGCAAAGATGTCATCAGATTTAG GTGCTACAGCAACGCCAGCAGAGCTGCGGGAGCGTCTGATAGAAAAGCTCAGATTGGTGTTGGCCAGCGGTTCTGATGAGGAGTGCTCTGTGTGCCTGGATTCCATCCGTCTTCCCGTCATCACACACTGTGCCCATGTCTACTGCCGGCCCTGCATCGCCCAAGTCATCGGTACTGAACAG GAGAAGGCACATTGTCCTCTCTGTCGAAGTGAGATTAAGACAAGTGAGTTGGTGGAGTTTCCACAAGAGGAAATGGAAGAAGAGAGTAGTTCCAACTCTGGGAGGTGGAGGACAAGCTCAAAG gTGCAGGCACTGATGGGAAACCTGCTCAGGCTGCGGTCTGAAGACAGCAGTATTAAATGTCTGGTCATCTCTCAGTTCACACGCTTCCTCACCATCCTGGAGACTCCACTCAG AGAACATGGTTTTAGTTTTGTGCGTCTGGATGGCTCAATGAACCAAAAGAAGCGGACCCAAGTCATCCAGGAGTTTCAGAGCTCTGCAGAAGACAGCCCAGTCATCATGCTCCTGTCACTCAAAGCTGGAGGGGTGGGACTTAACTTGACCGCCGCCTCTCATGTATTCCTCATGGACCCT GCTTGGAACCCAGCTACTGAAGAGCAGTGTATCGACCGCTGCCACCGTCTGGGACAGAAGAGGAATGTTGTTGTTACGAAG TTCATTGTGAAGGATTCAGTGGAAGAGAGCATGGTGAAGATCCAGAAGCAGAAGCAGGACCTGATGGAGAAAGCCTTCGGctccacaaacacagacaggaaaACATCTCGCATCAATGAAATCCGAGCTCTAATGGAGCTGTAG
- the hltf gene encoding helicase-like transcription factor isoform X1, with protein MFFRRWRFGWDRFSDVDLFADRNETNTETLSQAIRAAASQEPDADGSVLFGHLRGTVVGLRYYTGVVNRGEMVGLVREPHNPYDRNAVMVANVNGNQVGHIKKELAAAMAYVMDNNLAKVEGVVHSGTYNKFNMPVMLSFWGKEENKKAVVERMARLGYKLNTDGSGPEGKNLNSYSSPGAHAFPTKKGVTIPLTAEELKNAFDNLFEDLMESKDGEKEAAESVATPLLLHQKQALSWMCARENKSALPPFWEKRGELYYNSLTCFSAKEIPERVRGGILADDMGLGKTLTTIALILTNFHKGKPLPVEKCEEPFSPTKAKTKPQEASKFKGSSSIGKVGMDDAAIHSRCSNLPQKEGTCVDTADVVEVTSEPQKSATKGKIKPTKQKPSKESKVFEDLDFAAALSSPTANTSSKKKKKKTTEKADLKQNVETSIPENTDDLSARATLIVCPLSVLSNWLDQFEQHVHANVKLDVYLYYGSERNRSKKFLSSQDVVITTYNVLSADFGNKSPLCGINWLRVVLDEGHIIRNPNAQMSKAVLELKAQRRWILSGTPIQNSVKDLWMLVAFLRLKPFDVREWWNRVIQRPVTQGERAGLQNLQILVKCITLRRTKSSEVNGRRLVSLPKKKVYVEQVELSQQEREEYELARNEGRSTISRYVAEGTVLRNYAHVLVILMKLRQHCCHPDLLAKMSSDLGATATPAELRERLIEKLRLVLASGSDEECSVCLDSIRLPVITHCAHVYCRPCIAQVIGTEQEKAHCPLCRSEIKTSELVEFPQEEMEEESSSNSGRWRTSSKVQALMGNLLRLRSEDSSIKCLVISQFTRFLTILETPLREHGFSFVRLDGSMNQKKRTQVIQEFQSSAEDSPVIMLLSLKAGGVGLNLTAASHVFLMDPAWNPATEEQCIDRCHRLGQKRNVVVTKFIVKDSVEESMVKIQKQKQDLMEKAFGSTNTDRKTSRINEIRALMEL; from the exons ATGTTTTTCCGCAGATGGAGGTTTGGTTGGGACAGGTTTAGTGATGTGGACCTCTTCGCTGACCGCAATGAGACAAACACGGAGACCCTCTCTCAGGCCATCAGAGCTGCAGCTTCTCAGGAGCCAGATGCAGATGGGAGCGTGCTATTTGGCCACCTGCGGGGCACTGTGGTCGGCCTCAGATATTACACGGGAGTG GTGAACCGTGGGGAGATGGTCGGTTTAGTGCGTGAGCCCCATAATCCATACGACCGCAATGCAGTGATGGTAGCAAATGTTAATGGCAACCAGGTGGGACACATCAAGAAGGAACTGGCAGCAGCTATGGCCTATGTCATGGACAACAACTTGGCTAAAGTAGAGGG GGTGGTGCATTCAGGGACATATAACAAATTCAACATGCCAGTCATGCTGTCTTTCTgggggaaagaagaaaacaaaaaagctgtgGTGGAACGAATGGCGCGTCTAGGCTATAAGCTGAATACGGATGGAAGCGGACCAGAAG gtaaaaatTTGAACTCGTATAGCAGCCCAGGTGCTCATGCATTTCCAACCAAAAAAGGTGTGACTATCCCACTAACTGCAGAGGag CTAAAGAACGCGTTTGACAACCTGTTTGAAGATTTGATGGAGAGCAAAGATGGGGAGAAAGAAGCAGCTGAA TCTGTGGCCACCCCTCTCCTCCTTCACCAGAAGCAAGCGCTGTCCTGGATGTGCGCTCGAGAAAATAAATCTGCACTGCCACCGTTCTGGGAGAAGAGAGGCGAGCTCTACTACAACAGCCTTACATGCTTCTCTGCCAAAGAAATACCAGAGCGAGTTCGTGGGGGAATACTGGCAGATGACATGGGACTG ggtAAAACTCTGACAACAATCGCCCTGATCCTCACCAATTTTCACAAAGGAAAGCCGCTGCCTGTGGAGAAATGT GAGGAGCCGTTTTCACCCACTAAAGCTAAAACTAAACCCCAGGAGGCCTCCAAATTCAAGG GAAGCAGCAGTATAGGTAAAGTGGGAATGGATGATGCAGCAATTCACTCTCGATGCTCAAATCT TCCCCAGAAGGAAGGGACCTGTGTTGATACAGCAGATGTGGTCGAGGTAACCAGTGAACCACAGAAAA GTGCAACAAAAGGGAAGATAAAACCCACTAAACAGAAACCCAGTAAAG AGAGCAAGGTGTTTGAAGATCTGGATTTTGCTGCAGCCCTGAGCAGCCCAACAGCCAACACAAgctcaaagaagaagaagaagaaaactactGAAAAGGCTGATCTTAAGCAGA ATGTGGAAACCTCCATCCCTGAAAACACAGATGATTTATCAGCCAGAGCAACTCTCATCGTCTGTCCACTCTCTGTGCTCAGCAACTGGCTG GACCAGTTTGAGCAGCATGTGCATGCTAATGTGAAGCTAGACGTCTATCTGTATTACGGTTCAGAGCGCAACAGAAGCAAGAAGTTTCTGTCCTCTCAGGATGTGGTGATCACCACGTACAATGTCCTCTCTGCTGACTTTGGG AACAAGAGTCCATTATGTGGGATCAACTGGCTGAGGGTGGTGCTGGATGAAGGACACATCATAAGAAACCCAAATGCACAGATGAGTAAGGCTGTGCTTGAACTGAAAGCTCAGAGGCGCTGGATTCTTTCAG GTACTCCCATCCAGAACAGCGTGAAGGATTTGTGGATGCTTGTGGCCTTCCTACGTCTGAAGCCTTTCGATGTGAGAGAGTGGTGGAACAGAGTGATCCAGAGGCCTGTTACACAAGGAGAGCGGGCTGGGCTGCA GAACCTTCAGATTTTGGTGAAGTGCATCACCTTGCGACGGACCAAGAGCAGTGAAGTGAATGGACGCCGTTTGGTGTCGTTGCCTAAGAAAAAGGTTTACGTGGAGCAGGTGGAGCTCAGTCAGCAAGAGAGGGAGGAGTACGAGCTGGCACGCAATGAAGGAAGAAGCACCATTAGCAG GTATGTAGCTGAAGGGACTGTCTTGAGAAATTACGCACATGTGCTCGTCATCCTGATGAAGCTCCGACAGCACTGCTGCCACCCTGATCTGCTGGCAAAGATGTCATCAGATTTAG GTGCTACAGCAACGCCAGCAGAGCTGCGGGAGCGTCTGATAGAAAAGCTCAGATTGGTGTTGGCCAGCGGTTCTGATGAGGAGTGCTCTGTGTGCCTGGATTCCATCCGTCTTCCCGTCATCACACACTGTGCCCATGTCTACTGCCGGCCCTGCATCGCCCAAGTCATCGGTACTGAACAG GAGAAGGCACATTGTCCTCTCTGTCGAAGTGAGATTAAGACAAGTGAGTTGGTGGAGTTTCCACAAGAGGAAATGGAAGAAGAGAGTAGTTCCAACTCTGGGAGGTGGAGGACAAGCTCAAAG gTGCAGGCACTGATGGGAAACCTGCTCAGGCTGCGGTCTGAAGACAGCAGTATTAAATGTCTGGTCATCTCTCAGTTCACACGCTTCCTCACCATCCTGGAGACTCCACTCAG AGAACATGGTTTTAGTTTTGTGCGTCTGGATGGCTCAATGAACCAAAAGAAGCGGACCCAAGTCATCCAGGAGTTTCAGAGCTCTGCAGAAGACAGCCCAGTCATCATGCTCCTGTCACTCAAAGCTGGAGGGGTGGGACTTAACTTGACCGCCGCCTCTCATGTATTCCTCATGGACCCT GCTTGGAACCCAGCTACTGAAGAGCAGTGTATCGACCGCTGCCACCGTCTGGGACAGAAGAGGAATGTTGTTGTTACGAAG TTCATTGTGAAGGATTCAGTGGAAGAGAGCATGGTGAAGATCCAGAAGCAGAAGCAGGACCTGATGGAGAAAGCCTTCGGctccacaaacacagacaggaaaACATCTCGCATCAATGAAATCCGAGCTCTAATGGAGCTGTAG